The DNA window ACACTTCCACATGATATCAGAACACCCTTGGCAGCTATTCAGCTAACCAGTGATATATTGGTGTCGAATAAAGGTAATAATGAATTTCTTTTAGAGCGTTTGGGTACGCAAGTTTGTAGCTTAAATACGCTGTGTGAAAGTAGCCTCCATCTTTTTAAACTGTTGAACAAAGAAGTCGTATTGTGCCAAGAGGAAATTAATTTGGTTGACGTTTTGGAGTCAACGATTTCAACGCTGGGGGGGCATAAAAACTTCGAGTTAGTTAACTGTTCTAAAACAATCCAAAGTGATGCGAAGCTGCTTAAAATCCTATTTTTAAATATTTTATCTAATGCCGAACGTTATGCAAGTAAAACGATTCGAATTTCACTTACATCTTACCCTAATGTAGATGTGGTGAGAATTAAGGATGATGGTAAGGGCTTTTCAGAAAAAACAATATCAGCCGTTAATAAGGGGGATATTGCTAATATCTTAAGTAAAGATGGATTTGGCATTGGCTTGGTTTTAATATTTGAATTGACTAAACTTTTGAATGGAAAGGTTTTTCTTCACAATAATAGCAATGGTGGACAAGTTACACTGGTAATGAACCACTAAGCGGTTATCTCTCTAAATAATATCCCTCACTTTTATCCTAAATTAGGAGGAGGGATATCTTCGCGTAAGACTCTATTTTTAACTCATCGAATCCTTCAAGTTAGCCAGATATTTAATTGTTTCTGATAACTCAGAAATAGACTTATGTGGGCGCATATTTACTTGATATGTACCATTTACAATGATGCTTGGAATTTGCATGATTGTGGCTTGTGCAGTCAGTTTTTCTGAACGAGCCAGCTGTGTATTAACTTTCGCTTGCTGTTCTTTTGTGAGTTGACTGATTGGTGTGAGTTGATAGCGACGAAACAGATCTGTCACATTGACGTTTTCAATTTTTCTCGATTTTTGAACAAGCATAAAAAGTTCATTAGTAAACTTAGACTTCGCTTTAAGATTTAATTTTTCGAACTGAATTTCTGCCGAGTAATAAAGTGTTGCAGCCGCCCGAGTTACCTTATCAAATACGACGTGTGTTTTATGTATTGTTTGTTGGCTTTGCTTACTGATACTTGGCAACATAGTACTTACCTTCCAGCAAGGCCCGCAAGTTAAGGAGAAGAATTTTTCAACACCAAGGCTTTCTTCATAAAAATTATTTTTGACTTTATCGTAATGTTTCCCCTCAATCGCGTCTGCATAAGCAATCGCATTCTGAGACAGTAGTAATGCAATGAACATTGATTTTAGTATTAAATAAACCCGTTTCATTATTTCTCCTAGCGTTGTTAATCGTGGATACCTTCTAAAGTGTAAGTAACCGGTAACTGCCAGTCTTTAAGGGAGTGTAAGCTGTGTTGCTTGTTAACAGTTTAAACTCCCTTGGTTTTCCTTAGTGTGTATTTTTTTCGTTATTTGGTTAAATAGAATGAACTTAATCGAAGAGATTAATTTTAGAATCTCACTATCAATTTAATTCACTGTAAGGTCGAAAACCATGATCACTAAATTATATGTAAAATCAGCTATTGCACTTCACGAGTTCAAAAAAGATCAACGTGGTGTTACCGCTATCGAATACGCAATTATTGGTGTAGCAATCTCATCTATCGTATTAGCTGTATTCAATGGCAGCTTGCGTGCAGCATTAACTGAAGCTATGAGTACTATTTCTAGCAACATATCTACTGCGGCTAATGGTCCAACTCCTACTCCAGGTAATTAAGAGTTAATGGATTTTTACTTGTGGCTATTTTTAGCCACATTATCTGTTCTTATCTGTATTTCAGATTTTAAAATCAGGTACATATCTAATTTTAATTGCGTGTGCGTATTTGTATTGTGCTTGCTTATTTTTATTAATAATTACGACTATTTGAGCATCATTAATTCAAGTCTGGTTTTAATCTGTGGGTTCATGCTCAATCGCTTCAATATGATTGGTGGCGGAGATGCAAAACTACTGTTTGCTTTCTCAATTGCAATTTCCCCAAGTTATTTACTCTTGACCATTATGGTCATTGTTTTTATTGGTGGTTTACAAGCTGCAATACTCATTCTTTTTTCTTGGTACAAGAGAGAACCTTATACGCGCGGTGTGCCTTATGGTTTCGCTATTTGTGTAGGTGCTTTATTTGCTATCGCTGCATCAATTTAGGAACCTTGTGTGAAGTCTAAACTCATTTTAAGCCTTGCTATTGGATTAATTATCATCGGTTTGTATGGTATTGCTGGTAGCTTAAGTCGTCCGGAAACCAATATTCCCGTTATCGAAGCATTAGTCCAAGACACAGATGTCGAAAAGCTAAAGACCTGGTGGTTAAAAAACGATGTTGAGCGTGGTGACATTGTAAAGCGTAGTGATTTTGAAATTCGGTATTTACCCGAAGCCGAAGCGAATAAAAATGGGGTTGATACCGAGATGAGTATCAATTTCTCGTCTGGTGCTGTTTATAGCCAGAAGCTCAGTAAAAGCACCTTGTTATTTCCTGACATGCTGGTATCTCCACAAGACCAAGGATACATCGAGCTAGTGTTAGCTCCAGACCGTGTCCCTTATGTGTTACGTGTACCGGCCGAAGCTGTTGTTGGCGGTGTCATTCGTCATGGCATGCATGTGGATTTGGTAGCGCTAACATTACCGCGGTCACGTATGAGCATCGAATTCGGCGCTGTTGCAGCAAAGACGGCAAGAATGATCGGTGTTAATCCGGTGCTTTTAAACATCAAAATTCTTAAAGTTGTAGAGCAAGTGCTTACCGAAAACAGCGAGTTAGAAGATGTACCTGCCAATGTTGACATCATATTAGAATTGACAAGAAAGCAAGTTGCTAAGGTAACCGTTGCGAAGCGAATTGCTGAAATAGAGGTACATAAATCAATCGGGGATTATACCGCCGGTGATCTAAAGGCGGATGCTGGTGATGTATTACCAGATTTCAAATCCGTTACTGAGATGCGTGCTAATCATGTGGTAATAAAATAAATGAAAAATATAAAATTAAATATGCAGCTTCTATTTAGAATATTGACCGCATTATGCTTATTCACACTGCCTAACCTTGCTTATGCGGAAAAATGGATTTATATCGATAATGGTGATGCGCATACAGTAACAACCAAGCGTGAAATTGGCACTATATTTGTTAGCGATCCAAGTGTAGCTGATTACCAAGTTATTGATAAGAACAAAGCCATTATTTATGCCAAAAAACGTAGTCAAACACATCTTGTTATTTTTGACGAAGATGGAGAAATCATACTTAATTACAAAATAGTGGTTGCCCGTAATCTTGCCAGTATCAGAAACAAAATTCGTAAATTATTTCCTACGCAAAAGGTGACACTGACGAATGTGGATACACAGGTGTTGGTGCGAGGCATTGTATCTTCTCAGGACGTGTCAGATAAGATTCTGAACCTTGTATCAAAGTCAATAAATGCGTCTAGTAATAGTAGTAGATATTTACCGCTATTCGGTAGAAATAATAAAATAAAGAAAAAAACTTACCCAGGTCTATTGAATGAACTTGAGTTGGCGGTAACCAAACAAGTAAATGTTAAGTTATCGATTGCAGAAGTTTCACATACTTTCCTTGAACATATCGGTGTCGAATATGGCTCAATATTAAATGCAAATTTCACGGCTGGCGAATTTGTTAAAAACTTAACCACAGGGGCTAGTAAGGATATTGTTTCTTGGCTTTCTGCGACTGGAAATGACTCGGTGGGACAAATATTAGCTGAGCCTAATTTGTCTGTGATTTCTGGTGAGTCTGCAGAGTTTCTGGTCGGTGGTGAGCTACCTGTGATTTTCCATGAAGATGGTGGAACGAGAGTCACATATAAAGAATATGGCATCAAACTCACTGTATCTGCTGAAGTACTGCAAGACAGTAAAATCAGACTATCTCTTGAGCCTGAAGTTAGTAATTTAGATACTCAGTTTGCTGATAATACATATGATTTACCTGCACTTAAAACACGTAAAGCAAGCACTACTGTTGAATTAGGCGATGGCCAGAGCTTTTTACTTGGTGGACTGATGAGCACTGAAGATAAAGAAGTATTAAAAAAAGTGCCTTTGCTTGCAGAGATACCGATATTAGGTGCGCTATTTAGGAAGACGGAGACAGAGCGTAATAAAACGGAACTCGTTATTGTTGCGACTGTTAATCTTGTTAAGCCTATCAGCGCAGAGCAAATTCAACTTCCGACGATGCGTAGAACTACAACCCTAAGCCGTTTCTTTGCTGTGGAACAGGAATTTTCGGTTGAGAGTGCTAAATGGACTAAAGAGTTGTTGTCAAACGGAGGGTTTAAACTATGAAATACATTAAGATATTGATTATTAGTAGTATTTTGTTTTTGACAGCTTGTGCTGACAGCGCCGATGTTACGAGTGGTATTGGCGTAGATATCACACCAATACATTATTCATTGTCGCTAAACGTGAACAAAAGTAAAAGTCTAGATGCAAAAAATAGACTTGATTCGTTCCTTGTCGAGCAAAAAGATAACATCTTGTTTGGTCATATAGAAATGTATGTCAGTAATAATACGGCGTACAAATTTGCTAAAAAAGTTGAATCTAAATTGCATGCACAAGGTATAGAGGCCTCTATGATAAGCATTGCTCGTGTTAAGCAGCCTATCAAGCAGCGTTTTGATTATGTTATTAGGGTAACGCGACATCAAGTGACAGTACCCATTTGTCGTCCTGCTCAATTAGGTGATTTTAATCATAATCAATTAGGTTGTACGATTGATTCTATGCGTTGGCAGTTAATGAGTAATCCCGAAAATATGTTGAATCAATTTGAAATGGATACTCGTCCATCAAAGGCTTTGTAATGCTTGATATTGTAGATCTACTCAAATCAAAAAATGATGAGAAGGTAAAACATGAAGATACTTTTTCGGCGGTTTTATTTAACCAAACGGTAGAGTGTAAAGAGTTAGTAGAAGAAGCCTTTCGTTTTGAAGGTATTACTACGCCAGCGAGTATCGAGAATACCGATGAAAATATTCGTCGCCATGTCAGAGAATCCTCTATAGAAGTGGTGCTGGTTGATCTTAACCGAAGTCAAAATGTCACTAAAGATATGGAAAGGATCTCACACCTACTACCCAATCACGCCTCTGTTATTGTAATTGGTAGTGAGGATGCGATATCGACAATCCGAAATCTAAAGCAGATGGGGTTTTATTATTTATTTTGGCCAATTACGAAAGTTGAGCTTGTCGACTTTGTAAAACATGTTTATGAAAATCGTAAAAAACAAGCTGGGCTTGGCAAGAATAGAATCGCTAAAAAAGTGGCAGTTTGGGGCTCTAAAGGTGGTTTAGGGACGACCTTGTTGACCAGTGAAATTGGTTTAATCCTAAGTGACTTAAAAAATAGTTCATGCGTGATCGTCGATCATAATTTTTCTGGTGGTGATATTGATATATTTTTAGGTATTCCTGACTTTGAAAAAAGAATGGTTCAGAAAGGGGGGGTGACGGCTGGAATGGACTTTAGTTATGCAACAAGCATGACGAGAAAAGTTAACGATATGCTGTCGGTATTATCTATTGAATCCGCCGATCTGAATGAACTTGAGTTGAAAGAATATATTCGTATCTTTGCAACCGAATTAGCAAAACAGAACAACTTTATTCTAGAAGATCTTTCACGTTCAGTTAATAGTAAAAAGGATCTGCTTTATGTATCTCAGGAATGTGACATCTTCGTTTTAGTTATTGAACCAAGCGTGGCGAGTGTTAGAGAGGCCTGCCGTCTTATTTCTGAATTAGACAGAATTGGTTCGCCACTGCGATGTATTTTAGTGATGAATTACGCCCGACCTGAAATATCAGCCTGTATCAGCAGAGCGGAGGTCGAGAAGTGTTTAGGCCAAAAAATTGATATTGTATGTGGTTTTGATAAAAGTGCAGCGAAGGACATTATTGAAGGTAAGCATATTTATCAACTCAACAGCGCCTTGTCTAGTAATATCCATAAATTAACTGGATTGATCCTTGGTCAAGAGAGTCGTGTCACTAAACCCTTTTCAATTAAGCAGTTATTTAAGGGGCGAACGTAATGGAAATGTCTGTTTATGCCCGTTTGAGGTTACAAATTTTCGATGCGCTTGAAGTTGAAGCGGTTAATAGCCTTACTAAAGAGCAACTAGCAAAGCAGTTGTCGGGTGCTATTGATTTACTGGCTGATCGACAAGGATTAGCAATAACTGTATTGATTCGAGCTGAATTTGTTAAAAATTTAATCGATGAGATTCATGGCTTGGGTCCTTTGCAATCTCTGATGGATGACGAGAGTATCAGTGACATTATGATCAATGGTGCGAACCAGGTTTATATTGAACGTAATGGCTTAGTTGAGCGTTCTGCAGCGTCATTTATTGACGAGGCACAGTTACTTCAAATCGCAAAACGCATTGCCAGCAGGGTGGGAAGACGTGTTGATGAATCACAGCCAACTTGCGATGCGCGTTTAGCTGATGGCAGCCGTGTGAATATTGTTATTCCCCCTGTGGCGATTGATGGTACATCTATATCAATTCGTAAATTTAAAAAAAGCAGTATTGGTTTAGAAAAACTAGCCGAATTTGGTGCCATGTCACCAGAAATGGCGCAATTACTGATGATCGCGGCACACTGTCGTTTGAATATTCTGATTTCAGGTGGTACGGGCTCGGGTAAAACAACCATGCTGAATGCACTTTCTCAGTTTATTTCTGAAAATGAACGAATAGTGACAATTGAAGATGCAGCCGAGCTTAAGCTTCAGCAACCTCATGTTGTAAGACTTGAAACAAGAACCGCTGGTATTGAAGGCAATGGTGCGATTACACAGCGTGACCTCGTGATTAACTCACTGCGTATGAGGCCAGACCGGATCATTGTCGGTGAATGTCGTGGTAGCGAAGCGTTTGAAATGCTGCAAGCGATGAATACGGGACATGACGGTTCAATGTCGACACTACACGCGAATACGCCAAGAGACGCACTTGCACGTGTAGAAGCCATGGTTATGATGGCGACCAATAATTTACCACTTGAAGCAATTAGAAGAACGATTGTGAGCGCTGTTGATTTGGTTATTCAAATTAGCCGTTTGCATGACGGTAGCCGAAAAGTAATGAGTATTACCGAAGTTGTCGGTTTGGAAGGTAGTAATGTGGTGCTCGAAGAAATATTTCGTTTTCAACCTCAAGCTTCGCAGGGGCTGGGCGGAAAGGTGAGTGGTAATTTTATTACTGCTGGTTTGATGCAGCGATCTGTGTTGATGGAAAAGGCGCGATTTTTTGGTCTAGAGGATAAATTATCAGCTGCATTTAGAGTCGGAGACCCCGTATTTAGAGCAGGGGAAACGGCATGATAGCCAGTTTATGTCTTTGTTTAGGTGGTATTTTAGTGCTAGTAGCATTGAAACCTAATCAGAAAAATAAACAAAAATACCTAGCGCATATAAATCGTTCTGTGCTGGTTAGCTCTATGGACGAAAATCAACAAGCATTAAATTTTAGCTCCCTGACAGCACTGGATTGGAAACAAAAGACAGTAAGGCTCGTGAATAACCTAAAGCGTTATCTTGGACAAGCTGCACCTCTAAAAGTAGCTTTGTTTATGATTAGTATTATCGCTTTATCACTGTTTGTGAACAAAGGTTTTTTCCGAGTGCACTGGTTATTTGTTTCTGTACCTATGTTAATAGTCTCTGTTGTTGTTGGTTATTCATGGCTTGCAAATCGGGCTAAGAAAAACTTTGAGGCTTCTTTTCCCGATGCGCTCAATATGCTAGCAAGTGCTGTGAGTGCTGGTGAAAGTATTATGCACGCGATTATTTTTGTTGGCCAATCGCTAGACAATGATGTCGGTCGAGAGTTTAAATTGATGGGGGAGCGACTCCAGCTGGGTGAAACACCTGATAAGGTTTTCCAAAAGTCTTGTGTGCGCTATCCATATCCAACGTTCCAGTTTTTTGTCATTACATTGCGTGCAAATATGCAGCGTGGTGGTCAACTTAAAGAGATTATAACGCGACTTAATCGTTTGATTTTTGATTCGAACGCGATAGAAAAAAAGAAATATGCAATGACATCGGAGGCGAGAGCTTCCGCTAAAATTGTCGGCGCTATTCCATTCATATTCCTGTTTATCTTGCAATATTTAAGCCCTGAAAACTTTGAGTTTGTGATGTTTAGTGACTCAGGTAAACCAATTCTTTATTACGTATTGGTGAGCGAACTTATCGGTATGTCCATCATTTGGTCATTAATGAAAGGGGTGAAGTAATGCTTAGTAGCCAAAATGAGTTGTTCTTATTACTGATATTAATCACGTCTGGCGCGGGCTTACTTGGTTTTTATACGTTTGTTTTGTGGAAGCGTAGGAGCAAGCTGTCGAAGCTTAACTTTGCTAAATCAGGTGAAGGGGACGTACCCTATATTAAAAAGGCCGAAGTTCAGATTCAGAAAGCACTTAATGATCGTAAAAAAACCACTAAAAATGCATTTGAGGCTGCAGGTTTTTATCATATTTCTTGGGCTGAGCATTATCTTAAGATCAAGTATGCTTTGCTTGTTATTGGCTTGTGCGGGTATTACTTCTTATCATTAAACCAGTCGATAGAGATGACTCAACATGTGCTATTTATTGCTGTATGGGTGCTGATATGTGTGGTTATTCCCGATATATACATTGATTATCGAACGAAACAACTACGTAATAAAATTGCAAACAAGTTACCTTACTTATTAGACCTCATGGCTGTTTGTATACAAACAGGTATGACTATTGAGTCTTCGATGCGCTATTTATCTAAGGAGATGGCTTCATTTGACAGAGATATAAGCTATTTCCTTGATAAAACAAATGATCGTTCAAAGATTGTAAGTTTAGAAAAAGCATTAGATGAGCTGTATGAGTTAGTACCAAGCAATGAAATGCGTAGCTTTGTCGTCACCCTTAAACAGAGTCTTAGATATGGTACGTCTATATACAGTATTTTAACGACGCTGGCGAAAGACATACGTGAACTGCAAATGTTAGGTATGGAAGAGAAGATTGGTAAGTTGGCTGCAAAAATGTCAATCCCATTGATTTTATTTATTATGGTTCCGATTGTTATCTTAATCGCGGCCCCTGGTATTATGAGGTTAACGCAAAGTGTATAGATATTTGACTTTTATATTGATACTGCTTGTTTCAGGTTGTGCCGCTAATAACAATGATTCGATCTCCAATTCACTCGATTTTTATGAACAAACTCAAAATAATCACAAAATGATTGAGCTATATAAGGCCGAGCTAAAAGCGAAAGAGAATGACATGGTCAGAACTAAGTTGGCGAATGCTTACTTATCGATTGATGACTATGAATCAAGCTTGTTTACGTTAGCGCCTTTATTGAAACAAGGTGAAGTCTCTATTGATATATTAGAGATAAAGGCAAAAGCATTATATATAAGTGAAAATTTTGATAATGCATTACGTACATGTGAAGAAATAATAGAGAAAGTCGACGTAAACCCTGAAATTGAAAACTTAATGGGGCTGATTTATGCCGAGAATAATAATTATGAACAAGCAAGAAATTATTTTAATCGTGCGAGAGCACATTTTCATGACGATATTATTATTCAAAACAACTTAGCTGTTTTAGATTTACTTGAAGGAAATCCACAGGCTTCAATCACACGTTTAATGCCACTTTATACTAAAGATCCAAGTGATATTAAAATAAAGGCTAACTTGATCATTGCTTTCTCTCAAATTAATGATGTGAATGCTGTTAGAAGTATTTTAACTTCAAGTTATTCGCAAGATGAAATAGACGACATCGTCACCGTATTAATCGAACTGAAACCCCTATCGTGAGACCTCTATATGAATAAAGCATTAAGGACCCAGAATGGCGTAGCGACTATAGAGTTTGCTCTCGGGCTATTTCCATTTTGGTTATTAGTTTGTGTTTGGGTTGAAATGAGCTACGTGTCTTATATATCTGGATTAACCGACTTAGCATTGGCTGAATCTTCTCGGTCGGTGAAGAAAGATGAAGATAGCTATATGAATCAGTTTCGGCAAAGTATAAAAAGCAACAATACGCTATGGTCGCAATTTCTAGATACGAGTAAGTTTAAAGTGTCTGTTCACTATATTGCTAGTTTGAAAGATCTTAAGAATATCAAGTCGGTTTGCGAACCAGGTGAAGATGAATTTAAAGAATGTGGTATCGAGGTGAATAGTGCCATTGCAATATACCGAGTCGAATATAACTATAACCCGATGTTTAACTATTTTTTAAGTGATGATCAATTCTTAGTTCGAGAATCAATTGTGATACAGGAATATGAGCGCGATGAATTTAAATTATAAACAAAAAGGTAATTTCACCGTTGAATTTGCAATTGTTGGTGTCGCTTTTTCCTTCCTTATTATATTTAGTGCTGATGTGATCGTTAAATTATCGCTGAAGGGAAAGCTTGATCGATTAAGTTATTCTGTGGCCAACATTCTTAAAGAGCGTACCCAGTTTCAAAAGGAAAACTATACGTTGTCAGGTAAAAAAATCTCTACGTTAAATACGATTGCAAAGCAAAGTATGCGCAGAACCTCACTGAATTTTGATGGCAAGCGATGGGGTATGCGTATAGAAGCGTTACAATTTGACAGTAAGGATAAGCCAGTTGTTGTTTCATTCCCAAGAGGAACGCAACAAATTACGCCGGGTATCGACGGATACGCTGACAAACTTGGCTGTGATGACGAGTTGGGGACGCAGAGCGAGCATATACCGGGTTACCATGGTTTACAGAACTGAAAACTGGTTTGGGGCGTTGATAGGTGAAGAGTTTAATACCGTATCATCTAGCGCAATAATGATAGGCCGATAATGATGAAAGCATATTATAAGCGCCAACAAGGGCATGCAGCATTACTGTTTGTAATGATAGTTCCTGTTTTGTTTGGTATTTTTGCTCTGGCGACTGACGGGGTGCGTGCTTTACAGAGTAAAGCAAGGTTAGGGGATGCCGCGGAAGTTGCTATTTTAACAATCGCAGCAAAAAATGCTGATAACACTGATGTAGATTTTGATGGTGCTGGTTCAAGAGTAAATAGGGATATCGCTACTCGTGTTATTTCAAACTATTTTTATAATCAGGATACGATATTACCCCAAGACCTAAAAATTAGTAAATTAGCATGTAGTGATATACCCGAATGTCTTGCAGGATTAGAAAGAGGGGAGAACCGTTTTAACGAGTACCGCATCGAGGCTAAAACGAAACTCAATACATGGTTTCCTGGTAATGAATCTATTGTCGGCTTTGGTGATACGTTTACAGTTGGGCATGCAGCAAAAGCGCGAAAGTATGTGAATAAAACCGTTGATGTGGTGTTCGTTGCCGATTTTTCAGGTTCAATGGACTGGGATTGGGAAGGTAATAATGGCATAAAAAAGGTTGATGCGCTTAAAAATGCCATGAAAAATATTGTAGAGGAAGTAGAAAAGTTTGATGAGATTACTGACGGAAATAATAAAGTTGGTATTGTGCCATTTAATTATTACACTGCGGACTTTCATGGAAATCAAGTCGAAAATTATACTCAAAATGCATATCAGACCATAAATCAGATTTGGCAGCTAGGTACTTATCAAGGTCAAGGTAATCCGTATTTTTATGAAATTCCCTTAACCAACGATTACAAAAATTTTATTACTCGGTTTAATCAGTTCAGAGCATATGGTGGCACTTCATCTTATGAAGGCATAATTCGTGGTGCTCAGATGTTAAACGAGGGTAAAAATGCAAGACGATTACTTATAGTCCTTTCAGATGGAACTGATACTAGTCGCGACCGACATAAGGATTTAAATGATGGGGAATATTGCCAAATAATAAAACAGGGGCTTTCGAAAGGAAAAAACAAGAAAGGAGAAAATTATACGGCTAAGTTGGCTGTTATTGGTTTTGGTTATGATCTAGAAAATAATATAGAGCTAGCGAGGTGTGTTGGCGTTGATAATGTTTATAAAGCCGAAAATGAACAAGACATATTAGATAGGATCCTAGAGCTAATATCTGAAGAAATCGGTCATCTAAAGTAACTGTGAATGAATGGGAATATATGAAATCTAAAATAGTGTTGTCGTTATTAATATTATCAGCTTGTACAAGTGCCTATGCAAAGGCAATGAAACAAAGCGAATTTATCTCTTACTGCTCTAGTGAGCAGCTAGAATATCAACTAGGTGTTCACATAGGCGAGGTAAATACGGTCCACGAAAAGCAAGGTAAAATGATGTTAGTTAAGACTAGCGGCGAGACTGACTATGTGTTGAAACGCATGAAAGAGAGCTTCCGTGATTCGGGCTTAAAAGAAGCGTGCGCTGAATATTTATATAGAAATAGTGGTCTTAATTTTACTGAGGGTAGTGGCGATATTTTTGCTCGAGTTAACTTTTCTTTTGATGAAGACAAGTTAACAGGCGAAAGTCGACACATTTTAAATGAGTTAGCGAGTAGCCTGAAAGACTCAAATACTGGTTTACAATTGACTGGTCATACCGACTCTATCGGTAGGGACATCTATAACTATGAACTTGGTATAAAGCGTTCTGAAAGCGTGAAGACATACCTGATCGAAAATAGTGTTAATTCTCAGGGGATATTGCTAGATTCAAAAGGTGAAAAAAAGCCTGAATTTAACAATGATACTTCAGAGGGGCGTGAAAAAAATAGGCGCGTAGATATTGAGTTAACAGAATTCTAATTGCGCTTAACAAGAGTTGTGCTTGTATTGACGCAACTCAGTTTTATGACCCTGTAAATGATTCTGTGTAATTACCATTTTAGAGATGATCTTTTAATCGGTCTTTAAATTCAATGATAAAACGATTCATGGCTGCTTTCCAGTTATGGATCGGCATCGACCACTTTTTTGAAGCTGAACGGATCGCTAAATACACTACTTTTTTAGCTGAATCATCGCTTGGAAATACCTTCCTATTCTTGATTGCTTTACGTATAACGCTGTTAAGTGATTCAATGGCGTTCGTTGTGTAAATCGCCTTTCTGATATCCTTAGGATATCTGAAAAACGTATTTAAGTTCTCCCAATTGCTAATCCATGACTTTGATATTTGTGGATATTTATCATCCCAGCGTTCTGAAAACGCATCTCGTTCCATTAACGCTATATCT is part of the Moritella viscosa genome and encodes:
- a CDS encoding sensor protein, histidine kinase, which codes for MKTFITQVFTSVILGYILSSIISDIFINPQKKALEEQLNLNRVEMVIKGLENHDDHTHTDAAVWQFQCNADSNYATTSPQDNLHSITSSYDDVKFIRATFDSDAYANAPVVKELKKIELIDDAIQILCTLMILLISLRAWSNGIMSLHFLSENYSDGKFKTRVEETGPESIRSLIRNQHKMASAIDELIIKQKMLYATLPHDIRTPLAAIQLTSDILVSNKGNNEFLLERLGTQVCSLNTLCESSLHLFKLLNKEVVLCQEEINLVDVLESTISTLGGHKNFELVNCSKTIQSDAKLLKILFLNILSNAERYASKTIRISLTSYPNVDVVRIKDDGKGFSEKTISAVNKGDIANILSKDGFGIGLVLIFELTKLLNGKVFLHNNSNGGQVTLVMNH
- a CDS encoding putative exported protein; its protein translation is MKRVYLILKSMFIALLLSQNAIAYADAIEGKHYDKVKNNFYEESLGVEKFFSLTCGPCWKVSTMLPSISKQSQQTIHKTHVVFDKVTRAAATLYYSAEIQFEKLNLKAKSKFTNELFMLVQKSRKIENVNVTDLFRRYQLTPISQLTKEQQAKVNTQLARSEKLTAQATIMQIPSIIVNGTYQVNMRPHKSISELSETIKYLANLKDSMS
- a CDS encoding fimbrial protein, Flp/Fap pilin component — its product is MITKLYVKSAIALHEFKKDQRGVTAIEYAIIGVAISSIVLAVFNGSLRAALTEAMSTISSNISTAANGPTPTPGN
- the tadV gene encoding type IV leader peptidase, producing MDFYLWLFLATLSVLICISDFKIRYISNFNCVCVFVLCLLIFINNYDYLSIINSSLVLICGFMLNRFNMIGGGDAKLLFAFSIAISPSYLLLTIMVIVFIGGLQAAILILFSWYKREPYTRGVPYGFAICVGALFAIAASI
- the rcpC gene encoding putative Flp pilus assembly protein; protein product: MKSKLILSLAIGLIIIGLYGIAGSLSRPETNIPVIEALVQDTDVEKLKTWWLKNDVERGDIVKRSDFEIRYLPEAEANKNGVDTEMSINFSSGAVYSQKLSKSTLLFPDMLVSPQDQGYIELVLAPDRVPYVLRVPAEAVVGGVIRHGMHVDLVALTLPRSRMSIEFGAVAAKTARMIGVNPVLLNIKILKVVEQVLTENSELEDVPANVDIILELTRKQVAKVTVAKRIAEIEVHKSIGDYTAGDLKADAGDVLPDFKSVTEMRANHVVIK
- a CDS encoding type II/III secretion system protein, with the protein product MKNIKLNMQLLFRILTALCLFTLPNLAYAEKWIYIDNGDAHTVTTKREIGTIFVSDPSVADYQVIDKNKAIIYAKKRSQTHLVIFDEDGEIILNYKIVVARNLASIRNKIRKLFPTQKVTLTNVDTQVLVRGIVSSQDVSDKILNLVSKSINASSNSSRYLPLFGRNNKIKKKTYPGLLNELELAVTKQVNVKLSIAEVSHTFLEHIGVEYGSILNANFTAGEFVKNLTTGASKDIVSWLSATGNDSVGQILAEPNLSVISGESAEFLVGGELPVIFHEDGGTRVTYKEYGIKLTVSAEVLQDSKIRLSLEPEVSNLDTQFADNTYDLPALKTRKASTTVELGDGQSFLLGGLMSTEDKEVLKKVPLLAEIPILGALFRKTETERNKTELVIVATVNLVKPISAEQIQLPTMRRTTTLSRFFAVEQEFSVESAKWTKELLSNGGFKL
- a CDS encoding putative lipoprotein, with the protein product MKYIKILIISSILFLTACADSADVTSGIGVDITPIHYSLSLNVNKSKSLDAKNRLDSFLVEQKDNILFGHIEMYVSNNTAYKFAKKVESKLHAQGIEASMISIARVKQPIKQRFDYVIRVTRHQVTVPICRPAQLGDFNHNQLGCTIDSMRWQLMSNPENMLNQFEMDTRPSKAL
- the tadZ gene encoding type II secretion system protein Z, translated to MLDIVDLLKSKNDEKVKHEDTFSAVLFNQTVECKELVEEAFRFEGITTPASIENTDENIRRHVRESSIEVVLVDLNRSQNVTKDMERISHLLPNHASVIVIGSEDAISTIRNLKQMGFYYLFWPITKVELVDFVKHVYENRKKQAGLGKNRIAKKVAVWGSKGGLGTTLLTSEIGLILSDLKNSSCVIVDHNFSGGDIDIFLGIPDFEKRMVQKGGVTAGMDFSYATSMTRKVNDMLSVLSIESADLNELELKEYIRIFATELAKQNNFILEDLSRSVNSKKDLLYVSQECDIFVLVIEPSVASVREACRLISELDRIGSPLRCILVMNYARPEISACISRAEVEKCLGQKIDIVCGFDKSAAKDIIEGKHIYQLNSALSSNIHKLTGLILGQESRVTKPFSIKQLFKGRT